Part of the Anopheles gambiae chromosome 3, idAnoGambNW_F1_1, whole genome shotgun sequence genome is shown below.
AACGCGGACGGTGCAATTATCTCCATATGATATCAATCTTTTGATTACGGGGGATATTAGTGGAGTTTTCGATTGTGCAAATGTTCCATTATTACACACGTCTTAAACCAGTTACGCTTCGAAGAGGGGTTTTACCGTTTCTTGGTTGCTAAAATTGATTGCAATTTGCACGTGAACATCATTGTTTGTGTTGATATCGCGCGATATGCTTGCATGTAGAACTAGATTCGCGCAATGATAAGCCAAAGGTAGGACGAACTGCTCCACAGGTCATGTACGGACGCGAGACCATGGCCTACtgcttgtgttgtttgttcatCTAGTTATCAACCATACTGCGGGGCTATTTGTTCTGTCACTTTGAACAGAaggaaacgagaaaaaaaacaaccaccacaacaacatgGAAATTTCACAGTTTCATTACAGACTGGCGACTTCACTCAGCCGTATGCCGTATTATTTAcccattgtttttttgtgacatACTTTTAGGCATACGCGGCAGGATGTAATATTGTGGTGCTAGCGAGCAACTTCGAGCGAGTGCAGATCATTCCCGGTGCGGTGCACAACTACATTCGCATCTCGGCATTAGATGCCAGCACCGATACGGGAAAGATAGCGGCCGCGTACGAGGACAAGGTATGCATCTTCGAACCAACGCCTCTAATCCACACGGAAAGGGCGTCAACGCACGGATTGGAGTACAAGTAAGCACACTGTCAGAGAGCCCTTTTGGGAGGGTTGCGGCACTGAAGAAATGCGTATGGCTTATATCATTTATCTTgtgattgttattttttaggTGGGTGCAAACCGGAAGCTTGCAGGCAGCGTCCCATATCAGTTCGCTTTCGTGGAACCTCGAGGGAACGCGTCTGTTGACGGGAGGGACCGTATTGCAGCTGTGGCACGAGCGCCTATCCAAGCAGGATGATGACGAGCCGGGCTGTATGTTAACCGGAAAGGCGCTAATCCTGTGTAGTTGCTAATTTACGccggttttttgtgtgctcttCTTTCCAGCGGTTAAATTCGAAATCGGAGGAGAGCGTGATCCGAAAACGCCCACCGGTGAGGAGGAAGCCGATAGCAGCTCGTGGGATTGCGTTTGGAAATGTCACACCGCAACACCGGTCCATCATATGGCGTTCAGCCCGGATGGTACGCTGTTCGCTACTTCCGGCAAAAGCGATCGCCTGGTGAAGGTGTGGTACGAGAACAAATACAGTACGTATTGACTGGTCCATTTTCTCACCGGTTTGTTCAATTAAACACGAACGAACATTGTATCTTTTATTCTAGCCTTGTTTCCTAACAAAAGCTTCGATCAGTCACAGTCCCAAAGCTTTGCGGGTGCACCGGAAATTAGCTATGGGTTTGTGTATGTCGCGCATCCGCGTGCCGTAACGCATCTGTCGTGGCGCAAGACGAGCAAGTACATGCCGAAAGGCTCGGTGTCGAACATGTTGGTCACGTCGTGTCTGGATAATATCTGCAGAATCTGGGTAGAGACGGTGCTGCCGGAGGATGGGCTGGTGAACATGAACCAATTTGATCCGCTGGCATCGCAAAACCCAAAGTTCCGCACCCATCGGCACAAGCATCGGTTTATGCAACGGTTGAAGCACATGAAAACATGCTTCCACATACGCCGCCATGCGAAACACAGCACCGGCGGACCGAACGGTCTGAACGGGATGGGACCGGGCTTTGGTGGACCGGGAGCTAGCTCTGGGTTCGGCAATGCGCCGATCCCGACGCTACCCTCGACGTACAGTGTGCACGACTTCCATTCGTACGGCTACCATGGCACGGGCATGAGATCCGGGCTGCACTTTCACCTAGCCGCGTCGATAAACGCCGAAACGGACATACCGCTGGTGCCGTCGATGCACACGACCGACCCTTCCACGCAGCCCAATTTCATACTGCACTGGCTGAACAACAAGGAGATGCACTTTACGCTGCAAGCGGAAGGGATCCTGCAGGAGATGACGCGCAAGGTGATCGAGAAGGAGGAGATGCAAAATGCCTCCGGAAGCAATAGTGAGGGTGGGGGAGGAGTCGGTGCGAACGACCCCGGTGGAAGTCTGCTGATGGAGGACGGTTCCATAACCGATCACCACCGAAAGGGGCAGCTTAGAAGCGCACTGTCCCAGGAGGAGAGTAACAGTAGTGAGGAACATCCACCAATGCATTCGCAGCATCGTTCGCATTCGATCGGAGCAGGCTCGCACGTCGGGCTGCCCAGTCATCATTCGCTTTCGAACACCACGTCCATCAATTCGCTAGCGAACGATGGAAATCTGCACGTAACGGATTCGCTGGATATGAAGATCGATTGCCTGCTCCGCGACTGGCAGCACAGTCCGGATCTGCTGTTCTCGATTCATCCGATCGACGGCAGCTACTTGATTTGGGTGGTGGAGTGGTTGGACGAGTACCATCCGGGCTCGTACCGCCAGGCGCAGGTTTCCTTTTCCACGCGCATCCCGTCGGCTTTCCCGCTGGGAGACGCAATGTCGATGTCCACTACGGTTGCCCTTTACAATACCGGCGGCAATTTGGGCTTCCGAGATATGATCATGCGCGGGCCGAAATCGTCGTGCGGTGCAGGTGGGCTGAGCAATGGCGGACAGCTGGATGTTGTTAGCGATGTGGTCACGTCGCTTCCGAGCGTGATGGAGGAAAATGAGGCCAACGAAGATGATAATGCCGAGCAGGCCAGCAATGCGGAGACGGAGAATCGCGGAGGCGAGGAGACTGGTGACCACCACGCTTCGAAAAAGGACCATACTGGGGCGGACGGTGCCCCACTCGAGCAGGCCGATATTTTAACCGCTCCACCCTCGCCCACCATCTCGATGGTCACAAAGCATTCGAACGGAACGCTCAACCTGTGGCAGCTGACTTTTGCCGATCGAAGCAAGTTTTCGCAGGTGCTCAGCATTGGGCACGCCTCGCGTGCCTCCGGTCATCGGTTCCGGGTGAATGACATCACTTGCCATCCAGTGCTGCCGCTATTGCTGACGACGTCGCACCACAACATTCCGGACATACCGACGGGAGAGCCGGCGCAACCCGGAGGTGGGACGGGCAACCGTTCCGCGGGGATGCATCGCTCGAAAGATGTGTGCGCCCCGTCTGGATTCTGCTCCGAGTTGATACTGTGGCGCGTAGATGCCGTTGGACCATTGTCGCAGTCGGGTGGGGTGAGCGAACTCGCGCGCATCAATTCGCCGGAAATATCTGCGTTCAGTAACGTCGCCTGGATACCGACCCTGCTTCCCAGCACAACGCTCGGCAATCTGAGTAACTCACCGTCCGCCTGCTTCGTGGCCAGCGACGGTGAGTGCTTGCGGGTGTATCAAGCCGTGATCGATGCCCGCACGCTGCTGGCCGAGATTTCGAGCTCCGAGCGACGCTGCCGTAGGATGGACTCGCTGATGTCGCTCTCAACCGAGTCTTCGGAGAATGCTGGAATGTTGCCTCCCATATTGCACGACAAAATCAAGATCGTTTCGCAGCAATCGACCGCCCGACCCGGGTGCATCATACAGCTGGATGCGATCGACGATGCGACCCATGATTGGCAGaacacacagtttttgcacgtGTTTCAGGAGCAGCTAATCACGGGAGAGCGCACGGAATCGATGGATCCGTTTGCTGGCGCGAACCACACCACACTTCCAGCTGGATCGAGCATCGATGCGGATGGGCTAAACCCGGACCTAAAGCCTACCATTGGACTGATGGACGGTGGTATGGGGGCGATGGTGGATCTGCAGCGCAACGCCCAGTTCGAGCAGCCGTTCTATCTCGTGGTGCTGGAGCGTACACAGAACGGCACTACGCTACACATGTGGCGCATCGTAATTGCCTCACAGCCGGCAGCGGCTGATGAAATGAGCAGCAGCATGATGTACGTGCCGGACAGTAACCTTGTGCAGGATTTGGACGATCCCGAGAATCTTCACCGGCCTTCGGTAGTGCCGGACGATTTGCCCAAGAGCGCTGGCCATCATCGGGCACCGCTCGATCATGCTTCGCACGTTAACATTTCCACAACGAAAGTGTGCACCCAGGAGCTACCACTACCGGACGGCGTGGATGTCATCCATGCTGCACCGGCAGCCGGTCATCTGAGCTCGTCCTCGATCTATCCAGCCTGTTTTGCGCCGTACATAATCGTTACCGCGTGCTCCGATTCGACGGTGCGCTTTTGGAAGTGTAAAAGCACAACGCGCAAGGAGGGCGGCAAAGGTGCCGGTGAGAGTGAGAGCAGCCAGGTGCCCCATTACGAGTGGTGTGAGTGGGAAATGATCCGCAAAGATCAGGAATCTACGATCGATGTGAACGGGCAGCTGCTGCACATAAGTGCGGCCTACTCAGGGCGAATTGCTTGCGCGTACAAGTACGGCAAATCGTTTACGCGACCCACGAAGAGCAGCGATCCGGAGACGCGCTTCGTCAACCTGAGTGTGGCCATCTACGAGTGCGAGTCAACCGGTGGCAGTGAATGGGTGCTTGAAGATACTATACACCTGAAAAATATTCATCTGCCCCGCATTCAGGTGGACCACAACTTGGATTTAAGCTACCTGTACGACACGCGCACACTGCAGAAAAAGCAGCGCCTCAATCAGGTACTGCACACCCTCTCGCATGACGATGCCAGGTCACCGCGGTCGGTGAATGGCGACGTTACGCCAGAGGCACTGGCGAAACCGGGCACGGGTCTGCTGGCCGTACCAAGCTTCAGCACGCTGCAGTCGCTGCGGAAAAGCATCACCGAACACGGTAATACGTGCCCGATCACCCAAAAGCATCTCGTGCAGCTGGACTGGGTTTCCAAGGAGGATGGATCGCACATTCTTACCGTTGCCGTTGGCAGCAAAATCCTACTCTTCACCCCCGTTAGCAGCGATCTGGCACAGTCGAACATGAAAGCGATGAAGGAATCGCAATCGACGAACCGGCCGTTACTACGCAAGGCTAGCTCGTTGGCGCAACCACATTTCAACGACGAAATTCGCTGGATGAAGCTACGCCAGATCGAGCTCACGACGGCCGACGGTCTGCCCCCGCTACCGATGCAGATCTCGTGGGTGCGGGACGGAATCTTCGTCGCCGGGATGGACTCCGAGATGCATGTGTACTCGCAGTGGAAGCCGCAGAGCAACAGCCTGTACAACGTGAACCCGCAGCTGGACATTGACGACATGTACGATACGCGCAACCTAAAGGATGAGGACCTTCGCTCGATGGCGCAGGACAGCACCCAGCGCCGGCTGGCGAACGTGTCCTCGATGCCGGTTCTGTCTCGTGTCAGCTCCATCAATCTTAACCAGATGCTATCGTCGGCAGatacgaagaagaagaaaacacttGCTGCGGCTAGCACTGGGCAGATAGGTGCGGTGGCGGCCGCTGCAGCTGCGgccgatcagcagcagcaacctggCCATCACGATTACATGACCGACTATGGGCTGTTCGAGGCTTCGCGCATTGCCTGCCCGGTACTGCCACAGTACCATCCGAAACAGTTGATGGAGCTGCTGAACTCGGGCAAAATACGTTGGGTTAAAGCGATCCTAGCCCATCTTGTTCGTTGCATCAGCGGTTCCTATACGGTGCGCGGATGCGGAGGAGACGAGGAAAGTCTCAACCGACAGGTATGCTTGGCTAGTGAACAGCTCAAACGTTTGACCTTTCCCCAGTTCCCCCTTTCCCGCTCCATCCGCATCACTTCCAAATCGGCATTGGTTCTATCGCATTATGGCACTTCTAGCAAAGTGCAATCATTTTCATAGCACGTCTCCTGACGAGTGGAGTGTGCAGAGGATCATAATTGACACCCACCGAcggaacagtgtgtgtgtgtgtacgtgcgtgcgtgtttatGTATAAGTGTTCGTGTATGTCGCTAATATTTACCTTGTGTTGCTAATCTTTTAGTGCAACTGTTGTCATCCTTAGTTTGCTCGATTCAGACGCTTACGATAGTGACGAAAGTAGCAGCTGGAATGCATTGAAAGCATCGTTGAATCGTTAGCCCAACTATCTGGTGATTgatcaagcagcagcagcagcaccattaCTTCTCACTAGCATGATTGATCGGTCGATCGATTGTTCACGCATTTGGGCATAGCGGTTCTTGCGCTATATTGTTCCGACCATTCTGCATTACTTAGCCATAGCGGATCGATAAGCACAGCACAAGTTCATCTCATCAAAACtttccattttattttcctttccggCACACTTTTCCACATGCAAATGATGCCATCGCACGGACCTTGCGCTTCTCCTATCTTTTACTATCTATCACTTTTCACATGTTTCCATTAtcttttctttatttgttttatatgTGTGTTTCCAGCGTGGTTGGTCTAGAACTCGCACTCTTTCCATTAGCTGCCCGGCAGGCACCGTTAGTCCTCTTGAACCAAGAGGATCGACGACACAGGTGCggtttttcataattttaacaCTTTCTCTCACTTTTCTACATTTTCGGCTGCTCAGATTCAATATATACATTCATCTTCTATATGTCAAATGGATGGGTTTGGTTTACTTACTTTGAAGCTTTTGATAAATCTCTCCTTTTCTTGCTACCCTTGTGTTATTGTATCGAATGATGCTCAACTACTCGTTGTTGAAaatgaatattatttttccCGACTTGATGTACCCCTTAGTGTTTGAAAGATGTATGTGAATTGTTGAGTtccaaaaaaggggaaaaaatctTTCGGGGAttcttgccatttttcgagttTATTTCTCAAATGGTGTACCTCCTTTATATTTTCACGAAGAACAGTAACATGCACAGCTTCATATAAAATCTTTAATTAAAGAATCTCTGGTTCTTCAGCAAcatgtatttttttagaaaCCCCTACACGTTTTGTGTCTTCATTCCCGTTATCTTTGCCACcgtaaagaagaaaaaaaaacattttgtgATTATATCTTGTTCTTATCTTTGTTGTAAAAGTAACATAATGTGGGCACCATTTCCCTGTGCTAAATTGTTTTATCACACAGTGTtaacataaatgaaaacatttgcaaaacaaatcatCCTTCTATCTATCACATTTGGGTATTAATCTTTTCTAACTCTATGGAATTGTGTTTCTTGTATCTGTGAGTCTTATATCATTTTCTTTGGATTGGTAGCATTAGAACAGTTAGCAATTGTTTGCAACAGGTAGTGGATACTTATCTCTTCGTATTTTGTATGAAAACCTAAACTATCCGAGTTGAGTTTAGATATCATTTGCCATCAATTTACCACTTCTCTGTAGTAAAGAAATAGTTAATCAAAGATGCAACGTGTGTATGTATCCTATCCACAAAACTTGTTGAAGAATGTGATAGCTCAGTTGTTGTAGATGCTATGTTGGTTACAGCAGCACGATATAAGTTTATATATTGATTTATTGCCTCAATGAATGCAAAGTTGTAGAAAGCGCTGTACTATTATCTCATAACATACTTACTACAAATGTGTTGTACCACACCGAATCAGATTCCAGAGGAGCTAACGCTAGACTATGCGGAAATTACATCCATTCCTCCATTGCCCTTGTGGACTCTGCTGGCAGCAGACAAAGAATCGACCAGTAGCAATTTGCAGCAAAATGACGAAGTGAAGGTAAGCTCTAGCGCCAAAAACTATGTTGCGAAACTGTCTAACCCGATGCATGGCTTCCAATGTGTAGGATTACAATGAACTGTTCGAAAGCAACACGGCGGACGAATCGCTTGACGATTTGCTGGACGATGAAAGTGGCGGTGGTGAGACGAATCGCCACATGGATCGACGTTCCTCGCTGCCCGAAAAGCACTTCCTTTCCCATTTCGGTCCCCGCCAAGGGCAGCTGCTTTCGCGACTGCTGACCCACACCCATCTGCCCGGACTGTCGTCGCTCGATCAGATGCATCTGCTCGCGCTGGCAGATACAGTATCTACGTGCAACATTGACTTTGCGGAGCGGTTTGCGATCGATGCTGCCAAAACGGCGATCGCGAAGGAAAATTTGACCGGCGTACCGAACACGGAAAACATTTCGACCGATTCGCTGGACGACTGCGGGCTTCGATTTTTGCTAGCAATGAAACATTACAACTATTTGCTGCGATGTTTGCCGATTTCACAGCGCCATTCGTTCCAGAAGCAGGGCGTCGGGACGTCCAACATCGTGTGGGCATTCCACTCGGAGAGCGAGGAAGAGCTGCTGAATCTAATCCCATCGTACGTGAAAGGCCAACCGAAGTGGCACGTGCTGAAGGAGCTCGGCGTCGGATGGTGGCTGCGAAATAACAACCTGCTGCGCCAGTGCATCGAACGCCTGGCAAAGGCGTCCTTCCAGGCCAATCAAGATCCGCTCGACGCTGCCATCTACTATAtggcgatgaaaaagaaaTCAGTCGTATGGGGACTGTATCGTTCGAAAAGGGACGAAAAGATGACTGCGTTCTTTGCAAACAATTTCGCCGAGGATCGCTGGCGCAAGGCGGCATTGAAGAATGCATTCGCACTGCTAGGAAAGCAGCGATTCGAGCACGCCGTTGCGTTCTTCCTCCTGGCAAATTCGCTCAATGACGCGCTGGAAGTTTGCTTAACGAAGCTGGAAGATTTGCAGCTCGCCCTGGTGATTACGAGATTGTACGAAGGAGAGCACGATGCCACGCCGCCGAGCTTCAAGAAGCTACTGTACGAGGAGGTATTGGGATGCGACAAGAACGGTGAAAATCAGGACCTCAGTCGTGCGCATCCGGATCCATTCTTGCGCTCGATGGCACTTTGGATATTGAAGGATTACTCCGGTAGCTTGAGCACGTTGCTGGACAGCCAG
Proteins encoded:
- the LOC1275236 gene encoding dmX-like protein 2 isoform X2; the protein is MNCHQILSGACNAGDRCFAVGSVEGVPFTAYAAGCNIVVLASNFERVQIIPGAVHNYIRISALDASTDTGKIAAAYEDKVCIFEPTPLIHTERASTHGLEYKWVQTGSLQAASHISSLSWNLEGTRLLTGGTVLQLWHERLSKQDDDEPGSVKFEIGGERDPKTPTGEEEADSSSWDCVWKCHTATPVHHMAFSPDGTLFATSGKSDRLVKVWYENKYTLFPNKSFDQSQSQSFAGAPEISYGFVYVAHPRAVTHLSWRKTSKYMPKGSVSNMLVTSCLDNICRIWVETVLPEDGLVNMNQFDPLASQNPKFRTHRHKHRFMQRLKHMKTCFHIRRHAKHSTGGPNGLNGMGPGFGGPGASSGFGNAPIPTLPSTYSVHDFHSYGYHGTGMRSGLHFHLAASINAETDIPLVPSMHTTDPSTQPNFILHWLNNKEMHFTLQAEGILQEMTRKVIEKEEMQNASGSNSEGGGGVGANDPGGSLLMEDGSITDHHRKGQLRSALSQEESNSSEEHPPMHSQHRSHSIGAGSHVGLPSHHSLSNTTSINSLANDGNLHVTDSLDMKIDCLLRDWQHSPDLLFSIHPIDGSYLIWVVEWLDEYHPGSYRQAQVSFSTRIPSAFPLGDAMSMSTTVALYNTGGNLGFRDMIMRGPKSSCGAGGLSNGGQLDVVSDVVTSLPSVMEENEANEDDNAEQASNAETENRGGEETGDHHASKKDHTGADGAPLEQADILTAPPSPTISMVTKHSNGTLNLWQLTFADRSKFSQVLSIGHASRASGHRFRVNDITCHPVLPLLLTTSHHNIPDIPTGEPAQPGGGTGNRSAGMHRSKDVCAPSGFCSELILWRVDAVGPLSQSGGVSELARINSPEISAFSNVAWIPTLLPSTTLGNLSNSPSACFVASDGECLRVYQAVIDARTLLAEISSSERRCRRMDSLMSLSTESSENAGMLPPILHDKIKIVSQQSTARPGCIIQLDAIDDATHDWQNTQFLHVFQEQLITGERTESMDPFAGANHTTLPAGSSIDADGLNPDLKPTIGLMDGGMGAMVDLQRNAQFEQPFYLVVLERTQNGTTLHMWRIVIASQPAAADEMSSSMMYVPDSNLVQDLDDPENLHRPSVVPDDLPKSAGHHRAPLDHASHVNISTTKVCTQELPLPDGVDVIHAAPAAGHLSSSSIYPACFAPYIIVTACSDSTVRFWKCKSTTRKEGGKGAGESESSQVPHYEWCEWEMIRKDQESTIDVNGQLLHISAAYSGRIACAYKYGKSFTRPTKSSDPETRFVNLSVAIYECESTGGSEWVLEDTIHLKNIHLPRIQVDHNLDLSYLYDTRTLQKKQRLNQVLHTLSHDDARSPRSVNGDVTPEALAKPGTGLLAVPSFSTLQSLRKSITEHGNTCPITQKHLVQLDWVSKEDGSHILTVAVGSKILLFTPVSSDLAQSNMKAMKESQSTNRPLLRKASSLAQPHFNDEIRWMKLRQIELTTADGLPPLPMQISWVRDGIFVAGMDSEMHVYSQWKPQSNSLYNVNPQLDIDDMYDTRNLKDEDLRSMAQDSTQRRLANVSSMPVLSRVSSINLNQMLSSADTKKKKTLAAASTGQIGAVAAAAAAADQQQQPGHHDYMTDYGLFEASRIACPVLPQYHPKQLMELLNSGKIRWVKAILAHLVRCISGSYTVRGCGGDEESLNRQRGWSRTRTLSISCPAGTVSPLEPRGSTTQIPEELTLDYAEITSIPPLPLWTLLAADKESTSSNLQQNDEVKDYNELFESNTADESLDDLLDDESGGGETNRHMDRRSSLPEKHFLSHFGPRQGQLLSRLLTHTHLPGLSSLDQMHLLALADTVSTCNIDFAERFAIDAAKTAIAKENLTGVPNTENISTDSLDDCGLRFLLAMKHYNYLLRCLPISQRHSFQKQGVGTSNIVWAFHSESEEELLNLIPSYVKGQPKWHVLKELGVGWWLRNNNLLRQCIERLAKASFQANQDPLDAAIYYMAMKKKSVVWGLYRSKRDEKMTAFFANNFAEDRWRKAALKNAFALLGKQRFEHAVAFFLLANSLNDALEVCLTKLEDLQLALVITRLYEGEHDATPPSFKKLLYEEVLGCDKNGENQDLSRAHPDPFLRSMALWILKDYSGSLSTLLDSQIGSMHPLFDDESAALGSASHHDAGHSTNPNVFNFYVYLRTHPLLIRQHIASSAQDKKRAQVVIAGFSYGDTSTVSGGLATDKQIQLEDSITPLERQLYFTTAHAHFKAGCPALALEVLSKLPTKVIEQETSNVQSPASGLDAKDQSTLIATGTLDWSNETSGKETATSFDWGASTGNSTAMDWGAPVSTQLNGGEDEFKIVWDDDGAAAGDDCESSDDDGGIQIKKKPEPDSLPLNKNTDTEFEDGGSSGGGSLDIMAQQLKFIACLKILMEELSTLATGFEVDGGQLRYQLYVWLEREVEALKQLCNYSTGDSENTAIEDTTTNAEVVDRDTPVLANKFQHDKPTLHEILIQEKQDFEAKVQRAARRKRWLKANETLLRTLLSYCSLHGASGGGLASVRMELVLLLQELQQEKTQQQLLSPLPFPTTLPLLSACVAGNKTVIADPLRYLQSHTHDMLQTMVNMRTPPHMNRAYTFPSGIFVLRDLAVALSACIYQSLCDSDTFSVKQSSSSIDGGSQGCHSPGMETIAKLNASCQSTHLMANAAAHQRRRKYSTDEPLAVSTPPSKWPGVTNLRALLAREKDEDTPRLNVLLCESFVAAYMALFVYALTTCDCHILYRLAGQNFCDSSWSTLFGGGVKKLLRKATSHAQTAQTVQAQMQQESMEGSAEAGASSAEGSVWGAVTSLTKHRVKLNMKLLGPFAGPQGASNMKEDKPTYREQFVPPEMSMVSYFLTKPIPKGLGADEEEYDSADSAVSDLDDEDEDEDVFNDPLNNDPKASQVSAAVRKHRLENTEHSNPNSYSWCIMRFALIRVAQNQLQSFIAIAGIEMQELPVSSPLVHGILRSLSSWQDLLKEELENRGPASVDYIPGCFIESEAKGPAIHKYRSLLERSNTPFSPCLAASAPARRLWNYLVRIESVQEIFIRAVFGKKKSSSSAFDPGTGLGSASASVVDSGTPVGNENNGSLAHHQQHNQNIPEPVRIIHKDQEQISAFCLNMVNPGLLALATPREVQEMDISLLLESPNWMEDECEMDIMNLSKDIESLASSNFLVIHTSTDKHLLNQNISSAQNYGAPSSPQPGIAGQSGRGASVVLKHKVDNIKRMCAHPLMPLYLTGGQDGSVQMWEWGHQQVVCTPRSPGTFAKVTRCRFSQHGNKFGIADGDGNLSLWQVGLASQNNRPFFTYQCHNKGITDFVFLGSCSLVATAGHSSESKNVAIWDTLLPQKKALVAAFTCHDQGASSLAYAPQHQLLISAGKKGDVSIFDVRQRILRHRFQAHEHPIKCLAIDPNEEQFVTGSADGDIKVWGLSIHTQLYSFMGEHARSSFFKHIGQGVTQLQIDQGGRLFSCGADGSMKVRQLPDRESIVHSLY